A part of Acropora palmata chromosome 6, jaAcrPala1.3, whole genome shotgun sequence genomic DNA contains:
- the LOC141884494 gene encoding uncharacterized protein LOC141884494, which produces MGGKRKQKKTSRSDKRMQKLYEDAIKEAKEKNISIEGLPSPTNNEDCEDNASLEEKQIAQKPRRKLKEVLEESIRKKGELRKPRISFSVPVSRLIPFKLDERGLAFPRDFRRDATSQSWIPRSGKSLPADLYSGRRTPNSDLYEFETDIVCCNEDSSKENGVDEILQVFPLRVEQDGNVSVPETSAQSRQLPPIYRQELWRKTMCRASEPSRSIPAKRDAWNIRDPTCLMIGRQELFKQGKCRSSVSLAERRVRLRTASSGAIVP; this is translated from the coding sequence ATGGGAGGAAAgaggaaacagaaaaaaacttcTCGAAGCGACAAACGAATGCAAAAACTTTATGAGGATGCCATTAAAGAGgcgaaggaaaaaaatatcagcaTCGAGGGTTTACCGTCGCCTACGAACAACGAAGATTGCGAGGACAACGCTTCGctagaagaaaaacaaattgctcAAAAACCGCGAAGAAAGCTCAAGGAAGTCCTGGAAGAAAGCATTAGAAAAAAAGGCGAAttaagaaaaccaagaatctCTTTCAGCGTGCCTGTTTCAAGGCTTATCCCGTTTAAGCTTGACGAGAGAGGTTTGGCGTTCCCGCGGGACTTTCGGCGGGACGCAACATCGCAAAGTTGGATTCCACGCTCGGGAAAATCACTACCTGCCGATCTCTACAGCGGCCGCAGAACTCCTAACTCCGATTTATATGAATTTGAGACGGATATTGTTTGTTGTAACGAAGATAGTTCGAAAGAGAACGGCGTGGACGAGATTTTACAGGTTTTCCCTCTTCGGGTTGAACAAGACGGTAACGTCAGCGTCCCGGAAACATCCGCTCAATCTCGGCAACTACCGCCGATTTATCGACAAGAGTTATGGCGGAAAACCATGTGTCGTGCATCAGAGCCTTCGCGCTCCATTCCCGCCAAAAGAGACGCGTGGAATATAAGAGATCCTACATGTTTGATGATTGGAAGACAGGAACTGtttaaacaaggaaaatgtcGGTCATCTGTAAGTTTAGCAGAAAGGCGAGTTCGCTTAAGGACAGCTAGTTCGGGAGCCATCGTACCTTGA
- the LOC141885159 gene encoding uncharacterized protein LOC141885159, with amino-acid sequence MAFVKVEMIAGKAQRKEHESGGDKTENRRREGYDETGGSNHSFDWESDKLNYKRENSHLKHSDSDYQLSSSEDEVFNKNCRRSSALSFHVECASNDKIHLQQEGNEKRIEWKENAASVGTAVEPKSDMQNLRSAYLYDRDPLRDPRFTRLVDQLVPLRTSLSVDRAKMADAKRRAKERLDVICFKDICLNETCRLVYRIMSKAENSYKD; translated from the coding sequence ATGGCGTTTGTAAAGGTTGAAATGATAGCCGGAAAAGCGCAGAGAAAAGAACATGAAAGTGGTGGAGACAAGACGGAGAACAGAAGAAGAGAAGGTTATGACGAAACTGGTGGCTCTAATCACAGCTTTGATTGGGAAAGCGATAAACTCAATTATAAGCGAGAAAACTCTCATTTGAAACATTCAGATAGTGATTATCAGCTCAGTAGCAGTGAAGACGAGGTTTTTAATAAGAATTGTCGACGTTCTTCAGCGTTATCCTTTCATGTAGAATGCGCATCGAATGACAAAATACACCTGCAACAAGAAGGAAACGAGAAAAGAAttgaatggaaagaaaatgcaGCAAGCGTAGGCACTGCTGTGGAACCCAAGTCAGATATGCAAAATCTTCGGTCCGCTTATCTTTATGACAGAGATCCGTTACGGGATCCTCGATTTACACGTTTGGTTGATCAACTTGTTCCTTTGCGCACTTCTCTGAGCGTGGATCGAGCAAAGATGGCGGACGCTAAACGAAGAGCTAAGGAAAGACTTGATGTGATTTGTTTCAAAGATATTTGCCTCAACGAGACGTGTCGTTTAGTGTATAGGATAATGAGCAAGGCGGAGAATTCTTACAAAGATTAG
- the LOC141884493 gene encoding uncharacterized protein LOC141884493, producing MGSWLAKLAGHRDDAAKVPKDPTSIAAFILVFGLAFLILLLWFVIIIVTAIRVCKKCRRKEAPFKSTLDLQLRRRMVNSLRYHTSANDLRAAELQMVDVRTKPGPALPRHQSAKLGIELAGGDESNFLHGDAGIFVASVQAGSAADGKLFPRDRILAINDFRMEKVSLKYAKEVMEALRQAEGNLTFCIKRAPLREQRVNEAFSLYCDNEETGRSHVVFSKEHMEVFEEAFSIFDIRGSGKIPMKRLFPLIRSLGYNIHKNEAFQYINELDLTEKPKITFNELIKFLEHVVADQTAKIEIQYVYNVFDRDQEGHVPINELIVALERLYEKKLAVEELQEILYLADLDKDGSIKEEDFERLLLPSLVLY from the exons aTGGGGTCATGGCTTGCCAAGCTCGCGGGTCACAGGGATGACGCCGCAAAGGTTCCGAAAGACCCAACTTCTATCGCCGCTTTCATTCTTGTTTTTGGTTTAGCCTTTCTCATCCTGTTGCTGTGgtttgtcatcatcattgtcaccGCCATAAGAGTTTGTAAAAAGTGCCGTAGAAAAGAAGCACCTTTTAAG AGCACTTTGGATCTCCAACTAAGAAGAAGGATGGTTAACAGCCTCCGGTATCACACGAGCGCGAACGACCTACGCGCAGCAGAGTTGCAGATGGTTGATGTAAGGACTAAGCCTGGTCCAG CCTTGCCAAGGCACCAATCTGCTAAGCTGGGGATTGAACTCGCAGGTGGTGACGAATCTAATTTTCTGCACGGTGATGCCGGGATATTTGTAGCGAGTGTGCAGGCAGGAAGCGCAGCCGATGGAAAGCTTTTCCCAAGAGATAGGATATTAGCG ATCAATGATTTTCGAATGGAGAAAGTTTCCTTAAAGTACGCCAAGGAAGTTATGGAAGCTTTGAGGCAAGCTGAGGGAAATCTTACGTTTTGCATCAAGAGAGCTCCACTTCGGGAG CAAAGAGTAAATGAAGCTTTCTCTCTATACTGCGATAATGAAGAGACTGGAAGAAGCCACGTTGTATTTAGCAAAGAACACATGGAGG TTTTTGAGGAAGCATTCTCCATATTTGACATCCGTGGATCAGGCAAGATACCGATGAAACGATTATTTCCGCTTATCCGATCTCTGGGCTACAATATTCACAAAAATGAGGCCTTTCAATACATCAATGAGCTCGATTTAACAG aaaaaccaaaaatcaCGTTTAACGAGTTGATCAAGTTCCTGGAGCACGTGGTAGCGGATCAAACGGCAAAGATTGAGATTCAATACGTCTATAATGTGTTTGACAGAGATCAAGAAGGTCACGTGCCTATAAATGAGTTGATTGTAGCCTTGGAGAGATTGTATGAGAAGAAACTCGCCGTTGAAGAGTTACAAGAAATACTCTATCTTGCTGATTTAGACAAAGACGGGAGCATCAAAGAAGAAG ATTTCGAGCGACTTCTTCTCCCTTCATTGGTGCTGTATTGA